One genomic window of Meriones unguiculatus strain TT.TT164.6M chromosome 13 unlocalized genomic scaffold, Bangor_MerUng_6.1 Chr13_unordered_Scaffold_39, whole genome shotgun sequence includes the following:
- the LOC132651093 gene encoding zinc finger protein 431-like isoform X1 → MGPKEDRNMDWLLPCQVSLTHKQGKHRDLILLNALTYNDVHVNFTREEWALLDPSQRNLYQDVMLETYRNLTAIGYSWEDHNIEKHCQSSRRHIRYENTHSGDKPPEDTQYGEVFTHHRSPHTYESKHIREDRYESNQYGNAFAHNSHLLRHKRTHIAEISDECNQCGKAFAGNSTLIIHKKAHTGEKRYESNQCGKALANNGYLLRHRRTHNGEKPYEYNQCGKAFAYNNGLLIHKRTHTGEKPYECNQCGKAFVQRSTLLLHNRTHTGEKPYKCNQCGKAFAYNNGLLIHKRTHTGEKPYECNQCGKAFAQRCTLLLHNRTHTGEKPYECNQCGKAFSNRYILLVHNRTHTGEKPYKCNQCVKAFSSKQKLLLHKRIHTGEKPYECNQCGKTFASNYVLLIHKRVHTGEKRYQCNQCGKAFSQNSHLLRHKRTHTGEKPYDCNQCDKAFASNTELLIHKRTHTGEKRYECNQCDKAFACNSNLLRHKRNHTEEKPYECNQCGKAFACNSDFIRHKGTHTGEKPYECIQCGKTFAQRYTLLVHNRTHTGEKPYECNQCDKAFAQNSSLQIHKRTHTGEKPYECNECSKAFACNSVLLRHKRTHTGEKPYECNQCGKAFAYNSVLLRHKRTHTGEKPYECNECRKAFAQNSHLVVHKKIHTGEKSYECTQSDKVYAFQSSL, encoded by the exons atgggacctaaagaagacagaaacatggactggcttcttccatgccaggtaagcctcactcataagcaagggaagcaccgggatcttatattattg aatgcattgacctacaatgatgtgcatgtgaacttcactcgagaagagtgggctttgctggatccttcccagaggaatctttaccaagatgtgatgctggagacctacaggaatctcactgctatag gctacagttgggaagatcataatattgaaAAGCATTGTCAGAGTTCTAGAAGACATATAAG gtatgaaaatactcatagtggagacaaaccccctgaagatactcaatatggtGAAGTCTTTACACATCACAGGAGTCCCCACACATATGAAAGTAAGCATATTCGTGAGGACCGCTATGAATCAAACCAATATGGTAACGCTTTTGcacataacagtcatctcctaagacataaaaggacacatatagCAGAGATATCtgatgaatgtaaccaatgtggcaaagcctttgcaggtAACAGTACTCttataatacataaaaaagctcacactggggagaaacgttatgaaagtaaccaatgtggtaaagccttggcaAATAATGGTTATCTCCTAagacatagaagaactcacaatggagaaaaaccctatgaatataaccagtgtggtaaagcctttgcatacaacaatggtctcctaatacataaaagaactcacactggagaaaaaccttatgaatgtaaccaatgtggtaaagcctttgtacagAGGAGTACTCTcctattacataacagaactcacacgggagagaaaccctataaatgtaaccagtgtggtaaagcctttgcatacaacaatggtctcctaatacataaaagaactcacactggagaaaaaccttatgaatgtaaccaatgtggtaaagcctttgcacagaggtgTACACTcctattacataacagaactcacacgggagagaaaccctatgaatgtaaccagtgtggtaaagccttttcaaacaggTATATTCTCCTagtacataacagaactcacactggtgaaaaaccttataaatgtaaccagtgtgttAAAGCCTTTTCATCTAAACAAAAGCTCCTactacataaaagaattcacactggagagaaaccctatgaatgtaaccagtgtggtaaaacctttgcatccAACTACgttctcctaatacataaaagagttcacacaggagagaaacgttatcaatgtaaccaatgtggtaaagccttttcgcagaacagtcatctcctaagacataaaagaactcacactggagaaaaaccttatgactgtaaccaatgtgataaagcctttgcatctaacactgaactcctaatacataaaagaactcacacaggagaaaaacgttatgaatgtaaccaatgtgataaagcctttgcatgtaacagtaatctcttaagacataaaagaaatcacactgaagaaaaaccctatgaatgtaaccaatgtggtaaagcctttgcatgtaacagtgatttcataagacataaaggaactcacactggagaaaaaccttatgaatgtatccaatgtggtaaaacctttgcacagAGGTATACTCTCCTagtacataacagaactcacactggagaaaaaccctatgaatgtaaccaatgtgataaagcatttgcacagaacagtagtctccaaatacataaacgaactcacacgggagagaaaccttatgaatgcaacgaatgtagtaaagcctttgcatgtaacagtgttctcctaagacataaaagaactcacactggagagaaaccttatgaatgtaaccaatgtggtaaagcctttgcatataacagtgttctcctaagacataaaagaactcacactggagagaaaccttatgaatgcaatgaatgtcgtaaagcctttgcacagaacagtcatctggtagtacataaaaaaattcacactggagagaaatcttatgaatgtacccaaagtgataaagtctatgcatttcagagtagtctataa
- the LOC132651093 gene encoding zinc finger protein 431-like isoform X2, producing the protein MGPKEDRNMDWLLPCQNALTYNDVHVNFTREEWALLDPSQRNLYQDVMLETYRNLTAIGYSWEDHNIEKHCQSSRRHIRYENTHSGDKPPEDTQYGEVFTHHRSPHTYESKHIREDRYESNQYGNAFAHNSHLLRHKRTHIAEISDECNQCGKAFAGNSTLIIHKKAHTGEKRYESNQCGKALANNGYLLRHRRTHNGEKPYEYNQCGKAFAYNNGLLIHKRTHTGEKPYECNQCGKAFVQRSTLLLHNRTHTGEKPYKCNQCGKAFAYNNGLLIHKRTHTGEKPYECNQCGKAFAQRCTLLLHNRTHTGEKPYECNQCGKAFSNRYILLVHNRTHTGEKPYKCNQCVKAFSSKQKLLLHKRIHTGEKPYECNQCGKTFASNYVLLIHKRVHTGEKRYQCNQCGKAFSQNSHLLRHKRTHTGEKPYDCNQCDKAFASNTELLIHKRTHTGEKRYECNQCDKAFACNSNLLRHKRNHTEEKPYECNQCGKAFACNSDFIRHKGTHTGEKPYECIQCGKTFAQRYTLLVHNRTHTGEKPYECNQCDKAFAQNSSLQIHKRTHTGEKPYECNECSKAFACNSVLLRHKRTHTGEKPYECNQCGKAFAYNSVLLRHKRTHTGEKPYECNECRKAFAQNSHLVVHKKIHTGEKSYECTQSDKVYAFQSSL; encoded by the exons atgggacctaaagaagacagaaacatggactggcttcttccatgccag aatgcattgacctacaatgatgtgcatgtgaacttcactcgagaagagtgggctttgctggatccttcccagaggaatctttaccaagatgtgatgctggagacctacaggaatctcactgctatag gctacagttgggaagatcataatattgaaAAGCATTGTCAGAGTTCTAGAAGACATATAAG gtatgaaaatactcatagtggagacaaaccccctgaagatactcaatatggtGAAGTCTTTACACATCACAGGAGTCCCCACACATATGAAAGTAAGCATATTCGTGAGGACCGCTATGAATCAAACCAATATGGTAACGCTTTTGcacataacagtcatctcctaagacataaaaggacacatatagCAGAGATATCtgatgaatgtaaccaatgtggcaaagcctttgcaggtAACAGTACTCttataatacataaaaaagctcacactggggagaaacgttatgaaagtaaccaatgtggtaaagccttggcaAATAATGGTTATCTCCTAagacatagaagaactcacaatggagaaaaaccctatgaatataaccagtgtggtaaagcctttgcatacaacaatggtctcctaatacataaaagaactcacactggagaaaaaccttatgaatgtaaccaatgtggtaaagcctttgtacagAGGAGTACTCTcctattacataacagaactcacacgggagagaaaccctataaatgtaaccagtgtggtaaagcctttgcatacaacaatggtctcctaatacataaaagaactcacactggagaaaaaccttatgaatgtaaccaatgtggtaaagcctttgcacagaggtgTACACTcctattacataacagaactcacacgggagagaaaccctatgaatgtaaccagtgtggtaaagccttttcaaacaggTATATTCTCCTagtacataacagaactcacactggtgaaaaaccttataaatgtaaccagtgtgttAAAGCCTTTTCATCTAAACAAAAGCTCCTactacataaaagaattcacactggagagaaaccctatgaatgtaaccagtgtggtaaaacctttgcatccAACTACgttctcctaatacataaaagagttcacacaggagagaaacgttatcaatgtaaccaatgtggtaaagccttttcgcagaacagtcatctcctaagacataaaagaactcacactggagaaaaaccttatgactgtaaccaatgtgataaagcctttgcatctaacactgaactcctaatacataaaagaactcacacaggagaaaaacgttatgaatgtaaccaatgtgataaagcctttgcatgtaacagtaatctcttaagacataaaagaaatcacactgaagaaaaaccctatgaatgtaaccaatgtggtaaagcctttgcatgtaacagtgatttcataagacataaaggaactcacactggagaaaaaccttatgaatgtatccaatgtggtaaaacctttgcacagAGGTATACTCTCCTagtacataacagaactcacactggagaaaaaccctatgaatgtaaccaatgtgataaagcatttgcacagaacagtagtctccaaatacataaacgaactcacacgggagagaaaccttatgaatgcaacgaatgtagtaaagcctttgcatgtaacagtgttctcctaagacataaaagaactcacactggagagaaaccttatgaatgtaaccaatgtggtaaagcctttgcatataacagtgttctcctaagacataaaagaactcacactggagagaaaccttatgaatgcaatgaatgtcgtaaagcctttgcacagaacagtcatctggtagtacataaaaaaattcacactggagagaaatcttatgaatgtacccaaagtgataaagtctatgcatttcagagtagtctataa